In the genome of Penaeus monodon isolate SGIC_2016 unplaced genomic scaffold, NSTDA_Pmon_1 PmonScaffold_18428, whole genome shotgun sequence, the window atataaaaatattttgtggtggggttttgtgttgtgtgtgtgtgcgtgtgttttggtgtgtgtgtgtgtgtttttgtgtgtgttgtgggtgtgtgtgtgggggtgtgtgtgtgtgggtttttgtgtgtgtgtgtggggggggtgtgtgtgtgtgtgtgtgtgtgtgcgtgcgtgcgtgcgtgcgtgcgtgcgtgctgcgtgcgtgcgtgcgtgcgtgcgtgcgtgtgtgcgtgcgtgcgtgcgtgcgtgtgtatatatatatatatatatatatatatatatatatatatatatatacatacatacatacatatatatacacatacacacatttatgtcgAACGGACTCGCATTCCCTGATCCAAGACTACTGGCGTCGCAAAATCACACCAAATCACTCTGAAAGTGAACAAGACCTACTGAAGTGGATGCTGCTGCGTCTGCACTCGCTGAGATTAGCCAGTTCAGTTTAAGACTGAAATGGAGAATTGCGAGACCGACTAAAGCTGCTGAGAGAATAGGGAGATAGGAAAGCCTAAGTCATGCCGCGATCGGAAGGCATTTCCCGGCCGTGGCATCGCTGTGCCTCGAGTGCCTGTCGCCAGCCCTCTCACCTTTTCCTCGAAGACCGCCACATTGCAGTGCGGAGTCTTGCAGCACAGCGAGAGGCAGTCCTCCCTGTTGCCTACGTCCGACTCCTCGAGGAACTTTGCCCCGAGATCCTGCGAGTCCAGCGTCCGAATGATCGTCTTCTCACTCACATCGAACTTTTTCAGGCATCCGTACTCGGCTCGCACGGACTCCAGAGGGCCGATTCTCTTCCGGTCATGGGTGAACTCGGCACTCAGCACTGGCACGGCGCGGCTcgccagcagcagcaccagctgGAGGGCCAGGAAAGGAGTCGCGGCCATTGCTACAATATTCggaacacaaccacacgcacagcGTATTTCGTCCGGGAAACGCTGATCGTTTTTCAACAGTGTCAACAGAATAATCAATAGACGGCGCAAACAACACAGGGTCTCCAACCGTTCCAGACGATACACTGAAAGAACACAGCATAACCAGATGTTCCGATCCTCCAAGCGCACCGGCGACTTGGGTCTGGATCCCGCAAGAGACGGACCCACTGATATTGATCCTAAGGTTCCAGGACGTATTGAAACATACGGGCATTCGGATTACTGGCTCTCGCCGTGTCGCTAGCGAGTCGGAAAAGTAGGTGAGACAGTCTGAAGgatgtcctcctcctccacgcgaTCAGATATGGCAGCACGAAAGGTTATTCTGTTCCTACACACTGGACGTTTCGAGACATTTCACAGGCAGAAGGAACCGCCATACGCCAGGCAGCGGGCCGCTCGTTTGCCTGTTTGTACGCACGCGCACATCGCCGTCTGCCATCGATTCGTACGAGACCACGTGCGGCCTTACTAATGCTTTGTCACTCCGACGAACCCCGACCACGTAACACCAGGGACGACCTTTATGTAACACTTAATACCTGTCCGCGGATGGGCAGAGCGGGATTTTTTCTCGTATCCACTTTGCATTGACAGAAGTATTAGCGATAGACCAACCTCGCGCTCGGGAGGATCCGGCTCCGAGGCTCCGAGGAACACGTGAGGACAAGATGGCCTGGCGGTGCAGCGAAGGCCAACCTTGGAAACGCAATTTGCGAGGCCCTTGCTCGCCTGGTggctctcccttccccgccccttgGCACTCTACTGCTTCTATCGGCCTGTCTTTTTTGTCCATCCATTTATcgtcccacaccacacacacacacaacacacacacacacacacacaccacacacacacacacacacacacacacacacacacacacacacatacacactcacacacacacacacacacacacacacacacacacacacacaccaaaacacccacacacacacacacacaccacacacaaacacacacacacacacacatacatatatacttgtatatatctacatatctatctatttatctatgtatatatatatatatatatatatatatatatatatatatatatatgtttgtgtatatacatatatatatgtatatttacatatctatatatagagagatatttacatatacatacgtactacacacacacacacacacacacacacacacccaaaaaaaacacacacaacacaccacacacaacaaagtgtttgtgtgtgtggtgcatgcacgtataaacttacatatataaacacataaatacgtgtatgtatgtgtatatatatatgttgtatatatatatatacatatatatataatatatatatatatatatatatatatatatatatatatacatatatatataaacaaatatatactatacacgcaTTTGTAGATGTCTAGATTTGCTTTTTATATCAATTCATTTGGTTCCGTGATCGTTCGTACTGGCGCTGCCTTTCGCAATATCCCTTTGGCACGAGTGGCAATGGAGACGCCGCGTCGATACAAGGTCGCCGATAGAGAAGCCTCCGAGAGCCGACGGACGCCGACGGACGCCGACGGACGCCGACGGACGCCGACGGACGCCGACGGCTACGAGAGGGCGCCGCGACCGGCCGAGCGATCCTGACGGTGGCCGAGCCTCGCATTCCGGAAGCACACTGACGACGGGCGGTCTTGGGCGGCCGATTGAGGTCCACCTCACGCCATTTACGCAGGACTGTGTGGTGCTGAATAAGGGAGGCGCAGACACTTACGGACATACGTACATAGaaggatagatacatacatacacgcagattgtagataaagatagaaagggagagagtaaaaaaagaaacagaaaacgcaCGAAAATAATGATGCAACAAAGTGGAAAGGTGATCTGCTCAACACTAGGTCAGCCTCGGTCGAAGGTCCAGGAGGGGGGAGagttataaagggggggggggggggtgaatagggAGAAAACAGGTCGATAACATTCTTCACTTGGGAAGCTTCGGAGGCGCGGGTCGGGGCCAGTCGCGGCGGGGCTCAGCCCTCCCGGCGCAGGCGGGCTCGGGCTACGACACTCTTCTCCCCCACCGCTCTCggtacctatctgtct includes:
- the LOC119569749 gene encoding uncharacterized protein LOC119569749; the encoded protein is MAATPFLALQLVLLLASRAVPVLSAEFTHDRKRIGPLESVRAEYGCLKKFDVSEKTIIRTLDSQDLGAKFLEESDVGNREDCLSLCCKTPHCNVAVFEEKVRGLATGTRGTAMPRPGNAFRSRHDLGFPISLFSQQL